The proteins below are encoded in one region of Flavobacterium nackdongense:
- a CDS encoding DUF2480 family protein → MEEIVNKVANSTLEVFDLEDYYPKGIRVQIDISQWFLEGFLLKEKDFRAQLQEHDWSQYQDQYVAIYCSTDAIFPAWATILVAVQLAPFAKKIVNGTIEDLDAALYEELLSTIDYSAYANKAVIIKGCSKKPVPVRAYILAAHHLQSQARSIMYGEACSAVPLYKAPKK, encoded by the coding sequence ATGGAAGAAATTGTAAATAAAGTAGCCAATAGCACTCTGGAAGTTTTCGATCTCGAAGATTATTATCCAAAGGGAATTCGTGTGCAAATTGATATTTCGCAATGGTTTTTGGAAGGTTTTTTGTTGAAAGAAAAAGACTTTCGAGCTCAGTTGCAAGAACACGATTGGTCGCAATACCAAGATCAATATGTGGCTATTTATTGCAGCACCGATGCCATTTTCCCGGCTTGGGCAACGATTTTGGTTGCGGTTCAATTGGCGCCCTTTGCCAAGAAAATTGTTAACGGAACTATTGAAGATTTAGACGCTGCTTTGTACGAAGAGCTCCTTTCTACAATAGATTATTCGGCTTATGCAAACAAAGCGGTAATCATCAAAGGCTGTTCGAAAAAACCCGTGCCTGTGCGTGCTTATATTTTGGCAGCGCATCATTTGCAATCGCAAGCGCGAAGCATTATGTATGGCGAGGCTTGCTCGGCGGTACCTCTATACAAAGCTCCAAAAAAATAA
- a CDS encoding DUF3078 domain-containing protein → MKHLLLGLAFLASAVSIQAQSTEKDLIKKSEDAVKVINDTTKNGWSKKGTITFLFNQSNFNNWIAGGESSLSGTLGLNYELHYKSENTTWDNRLLANYGLIRTDNAEFSKKSDDRLELNSIYGKKAKGNWYYSFILNFRTQFTTGYVYGKDSNGAEIRTENTGFFSPAYLTFGPGVYYKKSDNFKLNFAPLTSKFTFVDNYYTSIPGYVDGSYFGVDADKSMRYELGFYASGYYKFTLMKNVSVENLLNLYSNYLEDPQNVDIDYQINVVMTINKALSANFTFQTIYDDNAYRGFQTRQVFGLGVNYGF, encoded by the coding sequence ATGAAACATCTACTACTAGGCCTAGCATTTTTAGCTTCGGCTGTGTCTATTCAGGCACAATCAACTGAAAAAGATTTAATCAAAAAATCGGAAGATGCCGTTAAAGTCATCAACGACACTACTAAAAATGGTTGGTCGAAAAAAGGAACTATCACCTTTTTGTTCAATCAGTCCAATTTCAACAACTGGATTGCTGGAGGCGAAAGTAGCCTTTCAGGGACTTTGGGCCTTAACTACGAATTGCATTACAAGTCTGAAAATACCACCTGGGACAACAGACTTCTCGCGAATTATGGACTAATCCGCACCGATAATGCCGAATTTAGCAAGAAATCGGATGACCGTTTAGAACTCAATTCCATCTACGGAAAGAAGGCCAAAGGGAATTGGTATTATTCCTTTATATTAAACTTTAGAACCCAATTTACAACGGGTTATGTTTATGGAAAAGATAGTAATGGTGCCGAAATACGAACTGAAAACACTGGATTTTTCTCTCCTGCCTACCTTACTTTTGGACCGGGTGTTTATTATAAGAAAAGCGATAATTTCAAATTAAATTTTGCTCCGCTAACCTCAAAATTCACCTTTGTAGATAATTATTACACTTCAATTCCTGGCTATGTTGACGGAAGCTATTTTGGTGTAGATGCTGATAAAAGTATGCGTTATGAACTTGGTTTTTATGCTTCAGGATATTACAAATTCACTTTGATGAAAAACGTATCGGTAGAAAACCTCTTGAATTTATATTCTAATTATTTAGAAGATCCTCAAAACGTTGATATCGATTACCAAATCAATGTGGTGATGACCATCAATAAGGCTTTGTCGGCCAATTTTACTTTTCAAACCATATACGACGACAATGCGTATCGAGGATTTCAAACCCGACAAGTCTTCGGTTTAGGAGTGAATTACGGTTTCTAA
- a CDS encoding helix-turn-helix transcriptional regulator — MKTFTLDQVTDEIIGKMGTKNRDKFEYDLQMDLIGNAIKETRKERKLTQEELGKLIGVQKAQISRLENNASNASIDTLMRVFSALKATVKLQIELPNLQISIGK; from the coding sequence ATGAAAACATTCACTTTAGACCAAGTTACTGACGAGATTATTGGTAAAATGGGTACAAAAAACAGAGATAAATTTGAGTACGATTTACAAATGGATTTAATTGGAAATGCAATTAAAGAAACTAGAAAAGAACGTAAACTAACTCAAGAAGAGTTGGGAAAATTAATAGGAGTACAAAAAGCACAAATTTCGAGATTGGAAAATAATGCAAGCAATGCAAGTATTGATACTTTAATGCGTGTTTTTTCTGCATTAAAAGCAACGGTAAAATTGCAAATAGAATTACCTAATCTACAAATAAGCATCGGAAAATAA
- a CDS encoding type II toxin-antitoxin system RelE/ParE family toxin — protein MFSEDVFEFLKSIEIKHSKKIIYNIRNSENKNDPELFKKLEDDIWEFRTLYQKFQYRLLAFWDKTNSESTLVISTHGFVKKQRKVPKKEIERAKNLRTKCFEEKNLNKL, from the coding sequence CTGTTTTCGGAAGATGTATTTGAGTTTCTTAAGTCTATTGAAATTAAACATTCTAAAAAAATAATTTACAATATTCGTAATTCCGAAAATAAAAATGATCCTGAATTATTCAAAAAATTGGAAGATGATATTTGGGAATTCAGGACATTGTATCAAAAATTTCAATATAGATTATTGGCATTTTGGGACAAAACGAATTCAGAAAGTACTTTAGTAATTTCAACACACGGATTTGTGAAGAAACAAAGAAAAGTTCCCAAAAAAGAAATTGAAAGAGCGAAAAATTTGAGAACTAAATGTTTTGAAGAAAAAAACTTAAATAAATTATGA
- the amaB gene encoding L-piperidine-6-carboxylate dehydrogenase, which yields MITTAEQFGMKEALVQLGIKAINEGTSTGIQHFSNGEILESYSPVDGKLIAAVKTTSEADYEKVLQTASEAFKTFRLMPAPQRGEIVRQFGEKLRKNKEALGKLVSYEMGKSLQEGYGEVQEMIDICDFAVGLSRQLHGLTMHSERPGHRMYEQYHPMGIVGIISAFNFPVAVWAWNTALAWICGDVCVWKPSEKTPLCGIACQNIIAEVIKENNLPEGISCLINGDYKVGELMTNDKRIPLISATGSTRMGKIVAQAVAGRLGKSLLELGGNNAIIVTPDADIKMTVIGAVFGAVGTAGQRCTSTRRLIIHESIYDKVKEAIVSAYGQLKIGNPLDENNHVGPLIDKQAVAMYTNALTKVVAEGGTLIVQGGVLSGEGYESGCYVKPAIAEADNAFEIVQHETFAPVLYLLKYSGSVENAIEIQNGVAQGLSSAIMTNNLREAELFLSVAGSDCGIANVNIGTSGAEIGGAFGGEKETGGGRESGSDAWKIYMRRQTNTINYTTSLPLAQGIKFDL from the coding sequence ATGATAACAACAGCAGAACAATTCGGAATGAAAGAAGCCTTGGTACAATTGGGTATAAAAGCTATAAATGAAGGAACTTCAACAGGAATTCAGCATTTTTCAAACGGAGAAATCCTCGAAAGCTACTCGCCCGTTGACGGAAAATTAATTGCAGCCGTAAAAACAACCTCCGAGGCAGATTACGAAAAGGTATTGCAAACAGCTTCCGAAGCCTTCAAAACATTTCGATTAATGCCAGCACCACAACGTGGTGAAATCGTGAGACAGTTTGGAGAAAAATTGCGAAAAAACAAAGAAGCTTTGGGCAAACTCGTTTCCTATGAAATGGGCAAATCATTGCAAGAAGGCTATGGCGAAGTTCAGGAAATGATAGATATTTGTGATTTTGCCGTGGGACTTTCGCGTCAATTGCATGGATTAACGATGCACTCGGAACGTCCAGGTCACCGTATGTATGAACAATACCATCCAATGGGAATTGTCGGAATCATTTCGGCTTTCAATTTCCCGGTTGCGGTTTGGGCTTGGAACACGGCTTTGGCTTGGATTTGTGGCGATGTTTGCGTTTGGAAACCCTCCGAAAAAACACCGCTGTGTGGCATCGCCTGTCAGAACATCATTGCCGAGGTGATCAAGGAAAATAATTTGCCAGAAGGAATTTCTTGTTTGATCAACGGAGATTATAAAGTAGGCGAATTAATGACAAATGATAAACGAATTCCACTAATTTCAGCTACAGGCTCCACCCGAATGGGGAAAATCGTGGCGCAAGCCGTCGCGGGTCGTTTGGGAAAATCACTACTCGAATTAGGAGGAAACAACGCCATTATTGTTACCCCAGATGCCGATATCAAAATGACGGTCATCGGTGCCGTTTTTGGAGCTGTTGGAACTGCAGGACAACGTTGTACTTCGACCAGACGTTTAATCATTCACGAAAGTATTTATGACAAAGTAAAAGAAGCTATAGTTTCGGCTTACGGCCAATTGAAAATAGGAAACCCATTGGACGAAAACAATCACGTAGGACCACTGATTGATAAGCAAGCTGTCGCAATGTACACTAATGCTTTGACTAAAGTTGTCGCCGAAGGCGGAACACTTATCGTTCAAGGCGGCGTACTTTCGGGCGAAGGTTACGAAAGTGGTTGCTATGTAAAACCAGCGATTGCCGAAGCTGATAATGCTTTCGAAATTGTCCAACACGAAACTTTTGCTCCTGTTTTGTATTTATTGAAATATTCGGGTTCGGTAGAAAATGCGATCGAAATTCAAAACGGAGTAGCTCAAGGACTTTCCTCGGCCATTATGACCAATAATCTGCGTGAAGCCGAATTGTTCTTATCGGTTGCAGGTTCCGATTGCGGGATTGCCAATGTCAATATTGGAACTTCGGGAGCCGAAATTGGCGGTGCTTTTGGCGGTGAAAAAGAAACGGGTGGCGGACGCGAATCGGGTTCCGATGCTTGGAAAATCTATATGCGTCGTCAAACCAATACGATTAATTATACTACGAGTTTACCCCTAGCACAAGGAATAAAATTCGATTTGTAG
- a CDS encoding APC family permease encodes MKKITWLTATALVVSNMIGTGIFTSLGYQVAYLTNTYSIILLWFIGGILAMFGAFCYSELGNYYKETGGDYIYLSRGFHPFFGYLSSWISLIVGFSAPVALAALAMSKYLQIFGLELGKEFAIGIIIFTALSQSFSLRVSSDFQNGFTLLKVVFVLGIIGLGLYYAPQVQNGLTFDNGWVKEVQMPEFASSLVFVSFAYTGWNSASYIVGEIKNPTKNLPKSLILGTLFVTLVYVLINYVFLKHAPIASLVNQEDVASIAAEKFLGLNGAKWVSFFIAAQLIATISGYLWIGSRVSFATAKENKLWSFMNKTKNGIPYLALWVHALISIIIILTGEFEEIFIYASFLLQILATLAVATVFTIPSNKRYIFKGKYFWIFPVVFLAFGVYICYFTFIAHPKESLIGLSTILIGLILYLFDSKHKIKP; translated from the coding sequence TTGAAAAAAATTACTTGGCTTACAGCCACAGCATTAGTAGTCTCGAATATGATTGGCACTGGGATATTTACTTCCTTGGGGTATCAGGTTGCCTATTTGACTAATACCTATTCCATAATATTACTATGGTTTATTGGAGGAATATTGGCAATGTTTGGTGCATTTTGCTATTCAGAATTAGGCAATTATTACAAAGAAACGGGTGGCGATTATATTTATTTGTCCCGAGGTTTTCATCCTTTTTTTGGATATCTAAGCAGTTGGATTTCACTAATTGTTGGCTTTTCAGCTCCTGTAGCCTTGGCAGCTTTGGCGATGAGTAAGTATTTACAAATTTTTGGCCTAGAATTAGGAAAAGAGTTTGCCATAGGAATTATTATTTTCACCGCTCTTTCGCAATCTTTTAGTTTAAGGGTAAGTAGTGATTTTCAAAACGGTTTTACTTTGTTAAAAGTTGTATTTGTTTTAGGGATAATAGGCCTCGGATTGTATTATGCTCCGCAAGTCCAAAACGGTTTAACTTTCGATAATGGCTGGGTAAAAGAAGTTCAAATGCCAGAATTTGCGAGTTCACTAGTGTTTGTTTCCTTTGCTTATACCGGTTGGAATTCTGCTTCTTATATTGTTGGAGAAATAAAAAATCCAACCAAAAACCTTCCAAAATCATTGATCCTTGGAACTCTATTTGTGACTTTGGTTTATGTTTTAATCAATTATGTTTTTCTAAAACACGCACCGATTGCGTCATTAGTCAACCAAGAAGATGTGGCTTCTATCGCAGCAGAGAAATTTTTGGGTTTGAATGGGGCGAAATGGGTTAGCTTTTTTATTGCAGCTCAATTAATTGCTACGATTAGCGGCTATTTATGGATTGGTTCCCGAGTAAGTTTTGCTACCGCAAAAGAGAATAAACTTTGGAGTTTTATGAACAAAACAAAAAACGGAATTCCTTATTTAGCTTTGTGGGTTCACGCTTTAATCTCCATTATTATCATTTTGACAGGAGAGTTTGAAGAAATTTTTATTTATGCCTCATTCTTGTTACAAATATTGGCAACACTTGCGGTGGCAACGGTTTTTACCATTCCATCCAACAAAAGATACATTTTCAAAGGCAAGTATTTCTGGATTTTTCCGGTCGTGTTTTTGGCTTTTGGGGTTTACATTTGCTATTTTACCTTTATTGCTCACCCAAAAGAAAGTCTAATAGGACTATCCACAATTTTAATAGGCTTGATTCTGTATTTATTTGATTCTAAACACAAAATCAAACCTTAA
- a CDS encoding TonB-dependent receptor plug domain-containing protein: MNRILQLFFSSLLLFSTSQVFSQDEKEKIKPKNDSLQTPLNNLDEIVVVGSRTPNKSKLETAVPIDVVSLAKIKNVSPQTSINDILTYLIPAFNSNRQSASDGTEHIDPASLRGLGPDQTLVLINGKRRHTTSLVNYQNTVGNGSVGTDLSAIPASAIKRIEVLRDGAAAQYGSDAIAGVINLVLKENTGLEVNGTYGQTSRNDGETTNLNINYGHKLGNKGGFINLTAEFNNREKTNRSQNHNLIIFDQSAYDNYFAYDFSNPNARQIDDDMLAAKGLTRDDFNFQVGDAKIQNIQGFVNTMIPLDENIEFYAAGGFNLKNGTGFGFRRLPSETENVVPELFPNGFQPELKSNILDASLISGFKFKLSDWKLDVSNTFGANNFQYDVENTNNFSLGAASPTKFDAGSHSFTQNTINADASRSYDSVFSGLNLAFGTEFRYENYQILAGETASYIDGGAQSFPGFSYLNVVNKSRTSFGLYADAELNFTDKFLVDAALRFENYSDFGNTTNGKLSARYKITDTFFVRGSASTGFRAPSLQQQYFNNIATDVVDGKLLNSGIFRNDSDVAQQLGIPELTEETSTNYSFGLVYSPSKKLHFTIDAYQINIDNRIILTGNLGNDAYGDPVPELQAIFETYGAQTGRFFTNAINTTTKGIDFVADYDLNLGGGNLNISLLYNYNKNVVDSELNSIPAVFVGQEDVYFGPQERSLIETNTPLHKGTLALNYGVNKFNFMLRNTYFGEVTRNGYPFGIEQKHNGKVVTDLTVAFKVTPKIQFIIGANNLFDVFPDEQVYENSYFGVFKYAPVQMGTTGAYYFGRISYRL, from the coding sequence ATGAATAGAATTTTACAATTGTTTTTTAGCAGCCTATTATTATTTTCGACTAGCCAGGTTTTTTCACAAGATGAAAAAGAAAAAATCAAACCAAAAAATGATAGCTTACAAACTCCGCTCAACAATTTAGATGAAATAGTTGTTGTAGGAAGTAGAACACCAAACAAAAGTAAACTTGAAACGGCTGTACCTATTGATGTGGTTAGTTTAGCTAAAATAAAAAATGTTAGTCCACAAACGAGTATCAATGACATTTTAACCTATTTGATACCGGCTTTCAATTCGAATCGGCAATCGGCTTCTGATGGAACGGAACATATAGATCCTGCTTCATTGAGAGGATTAGGTCCAGACCAAACTTTGGTTTTGATTAATGGAAAAAGAAGGCACACCACTTCCTTGGTAAACTACCAAAACACGGTTGGAAATGGTTCAGTTGGAACCGATTTAAGTGCAATTCCAGCATCAGCTATCAAACGAATTGAAGTTTTACGCGATGGAGCTGCTGCGCAATATGGTTCTGATGCTATTGCGGGTGTGATCAATTTAGTTTTAAAGGAAAACACGGGATTAGAAGTTAATGGCACTTATGGTCAAACCTCTAGAAATGATGGAGAAACTACTAATTTGAATATCAATTATGGTCATAAATTAGGAAACAAAGGAGGGTTTATCAATCTAACGGCTGAGTTTAACAACCGTGAAAAAACCAATCGTTCACAAAATCACAACCTGATTATTTTTGATCAATCGGCTTATGATAATTATTTCGCTTACGATTTTAGCAATCCAAATGCGCGTCAGATCGATGATGATATGCTTGCTGCTAAAGGTTTAACTCGTGATGATTTCAATTTTCAAGTAGGAGATGCCAAAATTCAAAACATTCAAGGTTTTGTAAATACGATGATTCCATTAGACGAAAATATAGAATTTTATGCTGCTGGTGGTTTCAACCTAAAAAATGGTACTGGTTTTGGATTTAGACGCTTGCCAAGCGAAACCGAAAATGTGGTTCCTGAATTATTCCCAAATGGTTTTCAACCGGAATTAAAGTCAAATATTTTGGATGCATCCTTAATTTCAGGTTTTAAATTCAAACTTTCCGATTGGAAATTAGATGTAAGCAATACTTTTGGCGCTAACAATTTCCAATATGATGTTGAGAATACCAATAATTTTTCATTAGGAGCAGCTAGCCCAACTAAATTTGATGCAGGAAGTCATTCCTTTACTCAAAACACAATAAACGCCGATGCTTCTCGCTCCTATGATTCTGTTTTTAGTGGGTTAAACTTAGCTTTTGGAACTGAATTTAGATATGAAAACTATCAAATCCTTGCCGGAGAAACCGCTTCTTATATAGACGGTGGAGCACAATCCTTTCCTGGTTTTTCTTATTTAAATGTAGTTAATAAATCCAGAACTAGTTTTGGTCTTTACGCCGATGCCGAATTAAACTTTACTGATAAATTTTTGGTTGATGCAGCGCTTCGTTTCGAAAACTATTCCGATTTTGGCAATACTACAAACGGAAAACTTTCGGCTAGATATAAAATTACCGATACATTTTTTGTGCGTGGTTCAGCCAGTACAGGATTTAGAGCGCCATCCTTGCAACAACAATATTTCAATAATATAGCCACCGATGTTGTAGATGGCAAATTATTGAATTCAGGTATTTTTAGAAACGATAGCGATGTTGCCCAACAACTTGGAATTCCAGAATTAACAGAAGAAACTTCTACAAATTACAGTTTTGGACTGGTGTATTCTCCATCAAAAAAATTACATTTTACCATTGATGCCTACCAAATCAACATCGACAATAGAATTATCCTTACCGGAAATTTAGGAAATGATGCTTATGGTGATCCTGTTCCAGAACTTCAAGCCATATTCGAAACGTATGGCGCACAAACAGGCCGTTTCTTTACCAATGCTATCAATACCACAACCAAAGGAATCGACTTTGTGGCCGATTATGATTTGAATTTAGGCGGTGGAAATTTAAATATTTCGTTGTTGTACAATTACAATAAAAATGTTGTTGATTCTGAATTAAATTCAATTCCAGCAGTATTTGTTGGTCAGGAAGACGTTTATTTTGGCCCACAAGAAAGAAGTTTGATAGAAACCAATACTCCATTACACAAAGGAACTTTAGCTTTAAATTACGGCGTTAATAAATTCAACTTTATGTTGAGAAACACGTATTTTGGCGAAGTTACTCGAAATGGTTACCCATTTGGAATCGAACAAAAACACAATGGAAAAGTAGTTACTGACTTGACTGTGGCTTTTAAAGTAACCCCTAAAATTCAATTTATAATTGGAGCAAATAACCTATTTGATGTTTTCCCAGACGAACAAGTGTATGAAAACAGTTATTTTGGAGTGTTCAAATATGCGCCAGTTCAAATGGGAACAACAGGCGCTTACTATTTTGGCAGAATAAGCTACCGTTTATAA
- a CDS encoding DUF6646 family protein yields the protein MKKIFTIVLFGAFCMVNAQAFKGKGDTKLNIGMTVQNGGTGILASTDFGLGENFSLGVQASYLLGGAQIDEVDAEYRFDAKARFNANLGSVLNISPKLDVYPGLNLGLKNFGGHLGVRYFFSDGFGIFTEFSAPFAKYDADAASKYNNGTSFNFGASFNLD from the coding sequence ATGAAAAAAATTTTTACAATTGTATTATTCGGTGCATTCTGTATGGTAAATGCACAAGCTTTTAAAGGTAAAGGCGACACAAAACTCAACATCGGGATGACGGTTCAAAATGGAGGAACAGGAATTCTAGCTTCAACCGATTTTGGATTGGGCGAAAACTTTTCTCTTGGAGTTCAAGCTTCTTATTTATTGGGAGGTGCCCAAATTGACGAGGTGGATGCTGAATATCGTTTTGATGCCAAAGCGAGATTCAATGCCAATTTAGGAAGCGTTTTGAATATTTCTCCAAAATTGGATGTGTATCCAGGTTTGAATTTAGGTTTGAAAAACTTTGGCGGACATCTTGGTGTACGCTATTTCTTCTCGGATGGATTTGGAATCTTCACCGAATTTTCGGCTCCATTTGCCAAATACGATGCGGACGCTGCTTCTAAATACAATAACGGAACTTCGTTCAATTTTGGAGCTTCGTTCAATTTAGATTAA
- a CDS encoding metallophosphoesterase family protein → MRTLVIGDIHGGLRALHQIMERAKVSPKDTLIFLGDYVDGWSQSPQVIDYLIELKTTHNCIFILGNHDELLLDWLTKTKDNPLWYQHGGESTVLAYATVSAETKKKHIQFIQSLAKYYLDEHNRLFIHAGFTNMNGVDYEYFPRLFYWDRTLWETALALDKKMKKDDLFYPKRLTLYHEIYIGHTPVSRIGKTSPAQMANVWNVDTGAAFKGPLTIMDIDTKEFWQSEPLPSLYPTEKGRN, encoded by the coding sequence ATGAGAACACTCGTTATAGGCGACATTCACGGTGGTTTGCGGGCGCTGCACCAAATTATGGAAAGAGCCAAGGTTTCCCCAAAAGACACCCTAATTTTTCTAGGCGATTATGTGGATGGCTGGAGTCAATCGCCGCAAGTCATTGATTATTTGATCGAACTGAAAACGACGCACAATTGCATTTTCATCCTTGGCAACCACGATGAATTATTGTTGGATTGGCTCACAAAGACCAAGGACAACCCGCTTTGGTACCAACACGGCGGCGAATCGACTGTTTTGGCTTATGCTACTGTAAGTGCCGAAACGAAAAAAAAACACATCCAATTCATTCAATCTTTAGCAAAATATTATCTCGATGAACACAATCGCCTTTTTATTCACGCTGGTTTTACCAATATGAATGGAGTGGATTATGAATATTTTCCGAGATTATTTTATTGGGATAGAACGCTGTGGGAAACGGCTCTAGCATTGGATAAAAAAATGAAAAAAGACGACTTATTCTATCCCAAACGACTGACTTTGTACCACGAAATCTACATTGGTCACACACCGGTTTCTAGAATTGGCAAAACCAGTCCGGCACAAATGGCCAATGTTTGGAATGTAGATACCGGCGCAGCATTCAAAGGTCCGTTGACAATTATGGATATTGACACTAAAGAATTCTGGCAAAGTGAACCTTTGCCTAGTTTATACCCGACTGAAAAAGGGAGAAATTAA
- a CDS encoding Fic family protein translates to MDNFDEYVRQGEPNQAEKAKVWKTAIGLQQIDGLKPSDYLIETAKQNIEGDITIEEVKQRIDSYYKIHPSQTNDDRTEEADKVSARIAEMLGEQTFTFSPVEYLNIHRRLFRGIYKFAGKIRDYNITKQEWVLNGETVLYGSAESLKATLEYDFEQEKQFVYKGLSQQETIEHIAQFITYLWQIHVFGEGNTRTTALFLIKYLRTFGFTVNNELFEQYSWYFRNSLVRANYKNHTKGIHATNEFLLLFLGNLLLAEKNTLQNRQMHVQYIEPKNTLNDPVNEINDPVNKKNDPVKVSILQQLQQKSNANYAELAANVGCSVATIKRHIQELKKLGFIERIGSDKTGYWKIV, encoded by the coding sequence ATGGATAATTTTGATGAATATGTAAGACAGGGCGAACCAAACCAAGCCGAAAAAGCAAAGGTATGGAAAACGGCTATCGGTTTGCAACAAATTGACGGATTAAAGCCTTCTGATTATCTTATTGAAACTGCCAAGCAAAACATTGAGGGCGATATTACTATTGAAGAGGTAAAACAACGAATAGACAGTTACTACAAAATACACCCATCCCAAACAAACGACGACCGCACCGAAGAAGCTGATAAAGTTTCAGCACGTATTGCCGAGATGTTGGGCGAACAAACATTTACATTTTCACCAGTAGAATACTTAAATATTCATCGAAGATTGTTTCGGGGCATTTACAAATTTGCAGGTAAAATCCGTGATTATAATATTACTAAACAAGAATGGGTTTTAAATGGTGAAACCGTTTTGTACGGCAGTGCCGAGAGTTTAAAAGCTACTTTAGAATACGATTTCGAGCAAGAAAAACAGTTTGTCTACAAAGGGTTAAGCCAACAAGAAACGATAGAACACATAGCACAATTCATCACGTACTTATGGCAAATTCATGTTTTTGGAGAGGGTAATACACGAACTACTGCCTTATTTTTAATCAAATATTTGCGCACATTCGGCTTTACAGTAAATAATGAACTGTTCGAACAATATTCGTGGTATTTTCGCAATTCGTTGGTTAGAGCCAATTACAAAAATCACACAAAAGGTATTCATGCTACAAATGAATTTTTGCTTCTTTTTTTAGGGAACCTATTGCTTGCTGAAAAAAATACCTTACAAAATAGACAAATGCATGTTCAATACATTGAACCTAAAAACACACTAAATGACCCTGTAAACGAAATAAATGACCCTGTAAATAAAAAAAATGACCCTGTAAAAGTTAGTATTTTACAGCAATTACAGCAAAAATCAAATGCAAATTACGCTGAACTAGCAGCGAATGTAGGGTGTTCCGTAGCAACAATAAAACGACATATTCAAGAACTTAAAAAATTGGGTTTTATAGAACGCATAGGAAGCGATAAAACAGGATACTGGAAAATAGTATAA
- a CDS encoding DMP19 family protein: MIDKLKLTEKEFNIFPEDFDINMKVLEYYQKVVFDKKQDKLNNVQKNFCMFYFVDGMINGSGIYSIFIESFGEYNDDYLEMLTATGNNADYKDFKKVVKIFNKFKSSFLEQEMPEQLDEDSDHFDLKLAESIDDIENNWYDNSEIREEKFINYIKKSKEEIITF; the protein is encoded by the coding sequence ATGATAGACAAACTAAAATTAACAGAAAAAGAATTCAATATTTTTCCCGAAGATTTTGATATAAATATGAAAGTTTTAGAATATTATCAAAAAGTAGTTTTTGATAAAAAACAAGATAAGCTAAACAATGTTCAGAAGAATTTTTGTATGTTTTATTTTGTTGATGGAATGATAAATGGAAGTGGAATTTATTCCATTTTTATAGAAAGTTTTGGGGAATATAATGATGATTACCTTGAGATGTTAACAGCAACTGGAAATAATGCAGATTATAAAGACTTTAAAAAAGTGGTGAAAATATTTAATAAATTTAAATCTTCATTTTTAGAGCAAGAAATGCCTGAACAATTAGACGAAGATTCAGATCATTTTGATTTAAAACTAGCTGAATCTATAGATGATATAGAAAATAATTGGTACGATAATTCAGAAATAAGAGAAGAAAAGTTCATTAACTATATTAAAAAAAGTAAAGAAGAAATTATTACATTCTAA